The following coding sequences lie in one Apium graveolens cultivar Ventura chromosome 3, ASM990537v1, whole genome shotgun sequence genomic window:
- the LOC141711181 gene encoding TATA-box-binding protein-like — protein sequence MAEQGGGGGGSQCQAVDLSKHPSGIVPTLQNIVSTVNLDCKLDLKAIALQARNAEYNPKRFAALIMRIRDPKTKALIFASGKMVCTGAKSVQQSKLAARKYARIVQKVGFSAKFKDFKIQNIVGSCDVKFPIRLEALAYSHGAFSSYEPELFPGLIYRMRQPKIVLLIFVSGKIVITGAKVREEIYTAFENIYPVLTEFRRNSQQ from the exons ATGGCGGAACagggtggtggtggtggtggtagCCAGTGCCAGGCAGTTGATCTCTCCAAGCACCCCTCTGGAATTGTACCCACTCTTCA GAATATAGTATCAACTGTCAACTTGGATTGCAAGTTAGATTTGAAAGCCATCGCATTGCAAGCAAGAAATGCTGAATATAACCCCAAG CGTTTTGCTGCTCTAATCATGCGAATCAGGGATCCAAAGACAAAAGCACTAATATTTGCTTCGGGGAAAATG GTTTGTACGGGAGCAAAGAGTGTACAACAGTCAAAATTGGCTGCAAGGAAG TATGCACGAATTGTTCAAAAGGTTGGATTTTCTGCCAAATTCAAG GACTTTAAGATACAAAACATTGTTGGTTCTTGTGATGTGAAATTTCCCATCAGACTTGAAGCTTTAGCATATTCCCATGGTGCCTTTTCAAGT TATGAACCAGAATTGTTTCCTGGTCTAATATATCGGATGAGACAACCCAAGATTGTCCTCCTCATCTTTGTATCAGGAAAAATTGTAATTACCGGAGCAAAG GTGAGAGAAGAAATTTATACAGCATTTGAGAATATATACCCTGTTCTTACAGAGTTCAGGAGGAATTCGCAGCAGTG A